A single window of Bos javanicus breed banteng chromosome 19, ARS-OSU_banteng_1.0, whole genome shotgun sequence DNA harbors:
- the PIP4K2B gene encoding phosphatidylinositol 5-phosphate 4-kinase type-2 beta isoform X2: MEMRINELSNVPVPVMLMPDDFKAYSKIKVDNHLFNKENLPSRFKFKEYCPMVFRNLRERFGIDDQDYQNSVTRSAPINSDSQGRCGTRFLTTYDRRFVIKTVSSEDVAEMHNILKKYHQFIVECHGNTLLPQFLGMYRLTVDGVETYMVVTRNVFSHRLTVHRKYDLKGSTVAREASDKEKAKDLPTFKDNDFLNEGQKLHVGEESKKNFLEKLKRDVEFLAQLKIMDYSLLVGIHDVDRAEQEEMEVEERAEDEECENDGMGGSLLCSYGTPPDSPGNLLSFPRFFGPGEFDPSVDVYAMKSHESAPKKEVYFMAIIDILTPYDAKKKAAHAAKTVKHGAGAEISTVNPEQYSKRFNEFMSNILT; the protein is encoded by the exons ATGGAAATGAGG ATCAATGAGCTGAGCAATGTCCCTGTCCCTGTCATGCTAATGCCAGATGACTTCAAAGCCTACAGCAAGATCAAGGTGGACAACCATCTCTTCAATAA AGAGAACCTCCCCAGCCGCTTCAAGTTTAAGGAGTACTGCCCCATGGTGTTCCGAAATCTCCGGGAGAGGTTTGGGATTGACGATCAGGATTACCAG AATTCAGTGACACGCAGCGCCCCCATCAACAGTGACAGCCAGGGCCGGTGTGGCACACGATTCCTCACTACCTATGACCGGCGCTTTGTGATCAAGACTGTCTCAAGTGAGGATGTGGCTGAAATGCACAACATCTTAAAGAAATACCACCAG TTCATAGTGGAGTGTCACGGCAATACCCTTTTGCCACAGTTCCTGGGCATGTACCGCCTGACCGTGGATGGTGTGGAAACCTACATGGTGGTCACCAGGAACGTTTTCAGCCATCGGCTCACTGTACATCGCAAGTATGACCTCAAG GGTTCTACTGTTGCCAGAGAAGCGAGTGACAAGGAGAAG GCCAAGGACTTGCCAACCTTCAAAGACAATGACTTCCTCAACGAAGGGCAGAAGCTGCATGTAGgagaagagagtaaaaagaacTTCCTGGAAAAACTGAAACGGGACGTAGAG TTCCTGGCCCAGCTAAAgatcatggactacagcctgctggTGGGCATCCACGACGTGGACCGGGCAgagcaggaggagatggaggtggAGGAGCGGGCCGAGGACGAGGAGTGTGAGAACGACGGCATGGGCGGCAGCCTGCTCTGCTCCTACGGCACGCCTCCAGACAGCCCGGGCAACCTCCTCAGCTTTCCCCGGTTCTTTGGACCGGGGGAATTTGACCCCTCTGTTGACGTCTATGCCATGAAGAGCCATGAAA GTGCCCCCAAGAAGGAGGTGTATTTCATGGCCATCATTGATATCCTCACACCATACGATGCTAAGAAGAAAGCTGCGCATGCTGCCAAAACAGTGAAACACGGG GCGGGGGCCGAGATCTCGACTGTGAACCCTGAGCAGTACTCCAAGCGCTTCAACGAGTTCATGTCCAACATCCTGACGTAG